A genomic stretch from Chiloscyllium punctatum isolate Juve2018m chromosome 40, sChiPun1.3, whole genome shotgun sequence includes:
- the LOC140464566 gene encoding cytohesin-3 isoform X3 → MADIERLKDEIAEVMSEIETLTCTDESKTTQRNKQMAMGRKKFNMDPKKGIQFLIENDLLQNTPEDIAQFLYKGEGLNKTVIGDYLGERDEFNLKVLQAFVELHEFADLHLVQALRQFLWSFRLPGEAQKIDRMMEAFASRYCQCNPGVFQSTDTCYVLSFAIIMLNTSLHNPNVRDKPAVERFISMNRGINEGGDLPEELLRNLYDSIKNEPFKIPEDDGNDLTHTFFNPDREGWLLKLGGGRVKTWKRRWFILTDNCLYYFEYTTDKEPRGIIPLENLSIREVEDPRKPNCFELFNPSHKGQVIKACKTEADGRVVEGNHVVYRISAPTPEEKDEWIKSIKASISKDPFYDMLATRKRRIANKK, encoded by the exons TAAAACAACTCAGAGGAATAAACAAATGGCTATGGGGAGAAAGAAATTCAATATGGATCCCAAGAAG GGGATCCAGTTTCTAATTGAAAATGACCTACTCCAGAACACTCCAGAAGATATTGCCCAGTTTCTTTACAAGGGCGAAGGATTAAACAAAACAGTCATTGGTGATTATTTGGGTGAAAG AGATGAATTTAACCTCAAGGTTCTTCAAGCATTTGTTGAACTTCATGAGTTTGCTGACCTTCATTTAGTACAAGCTTTGAG GCAGTTTCTATGGAGCTTCAGGTTGCCAGGTGAGGCACAGAAAATAGATCGAATGATGGAAGCATTTGCATCTCGATATTGTCAATGCAATCCTGGGGTGTTCCAGTCAACAG ACACTTGCTATGTGCTTTCATTTGCCATAATTATGCTAAATACAAGTCTGCACAACCCTAATGTGAGGGACAAACCTGCAGTGGAAAGATTTATATCCATGAATCGGGGCATTAATGAAGGAGGAGACCTCCCAGAGGAGTTGCTCAGG AACTTGTATGATAGTATTAAGAATGAACCTTTCAAAATCCCAGAAGATGATGGGAATGATTTGACCCACACGTTTTTTAACCCTGATCGAGAAGGCTGGCTATTAAAATTAGG AGGAGGAAGAGTAAAAACTTGGAAACGTCGATGGTTCATTCTCACAGACAATTGCCTCTATTACTTTGAATACACAACA GACAAAGAACCTAGAGGAATAATTCCTTTAGAGAATCTCAGCATTCGGGAAGTTGAAGATCCAAGAAAACCT AACTGCTTTGAACTTTTCAATCCCAGTCACAAAGGTCAGGTAATCAAAGCCTGCAAGACTGAAGCTGATGGTCGGGTAGTTGAAGGCAACCATGTGGTTTACAGAATATCTGCACCAACACCAGAGGAAAAAGATGAGTGGATAAAATCGATCAA AGCCAGTATCAGCAAGGACCCCTTCTATGACATGCTGGCCACTAGGAAAAGGAGAATTGCCAATAAAAAGTAA